One genomic window of uncultured delta proteobacterium includes the following:
- a CDS encoding hypothetical protein (Evidence 5 : No homology to any previously reported sequences), translating to MTGPATVPAMVPGRGLTRENKNNGEVSGSFSGNRAAVREAARTAAAVRELAFDERRPCV from the coding sequence ATGACCGGCCCGGCAACGGTCCCGGCAATGGTTCCCGGAAGGGGCCTGACGCGTGAGAACAAAAATAACGGCGAGGTTTCCGGGAGTTTTTCCGGAAACCGCGCCGCCGTTCGGGAAGCCGCGCGGACGGCAGCCGCCGTCCGCGAACTCGCCTTTGACGAAAGGCGGCCGTGCGTGTAG
- a CDS encoding conserved hypothetical protein (Evidence 4 : Homologs of previously reported genes of unknown function): MIGQFPAPEPYVTKDGSRIRELVHPLLSPGLGMSLAEAVVEAGGRTEAHFHTTFDEIYYCLEGAGVLHVNGQTRPFSPGAYHLMPKGSTHFLTATTTLRLLCVCCPAYTHEETIVL, translated from the coding sequence ATGATCGGGCAGTTTCCCGCGCCGGAACCCTATGTGACCAAGGACGGCAGCCGTATCCGCGAGCTGGTGCATCCGTTGCTCTCTCCGGGGCTCGGCATGAGCCTGGCGGAAGCCGTGGTGGAGGCCGGGGGCAGAACCGAGGCGCATTTTCACACCACGTTTGACGAGATTTACTACTGCCTTGAGGGCGCGGGCGTGCTGCACGTCAACGGCCAAACCCGCCCGTTCTCGCCGGGCGCGTATCACCTCATGCCCAAGGGCTCCACGCATTTTCTGACCGCGACGACAACGCTCCGGCTTTTGTGCGTCTGTTGCCCGGCGTACACCCACGAGGAAACGATCGTTTTATGA
- a CDS encoding Type IV pilus assembly PilZ produces MSNSEKNLAAPAMPTDEDAEKRTFQRLPKTYPVEVIKLDFPMPKEGVKTRCCDISTGGVCVEAGNAPFELGETCQLKILIPLLNKFSPGFFKVYENDAEQYFIALARVAWIKPLSGQFLMGFQFVNVHNDQLTALEKLIERAFAQA; encoded by the coding sequence ATGTCGAACTCTGAGAAAAACCTTGCCGCTCCGGCCATGCCCACTGACGAGGATGCGGAAAAGCGCACGTTCCAGCGCCTGCCGAAAACCTATCCCGTTGAAGTGATAAAACTCGATTTCCCCATGCCCAAGGAAGGGGTGAAAACCCGCTGCTGCGACATAAGCACGGGCGGCGTCTGCGTGGAGGCCGGGAACGCGCCCTTTGAACTGGGCGAAACCTGCCAGTTGAAGATTCTCATCCCGCTGCTGAACAAGTTTTCCCCCGGTTTTTTCAAAGTGTACGAGAACGACGCCGAACAGTATTTCATCGCCCTGGCGCGGGTCGCCTGGATCAAGCCGCTGTCCGGGCAGTTTCTCATGGGTTTTCAGTTCGTCAACGTGCACAACGACCAGCTTACCGCCCTGGAAAAACTCATCGAGCGCGCGTTTGCCCAGGCATAG